One Argentina anserina chromosome 6, drPotAnse1.1, whole genome shotgun sequence genomic window, ATATACCTTCAGTAAGCTATGTATAATGCTTCGCACTACTAGAAAGTTGAGAGATACAAAAAATATGACAGTAGATGAGATGACGGCAATGTTTCTGCACATTCTTGGTCATCATGAAAAGAATAGGATCATAAAGTTTCGTTTTGTAAGATATGGTGAGATTATTATTAGTAGGAGCTTCAATAAATTATTGAATGATGTTATTCGATTGAGTGGCAAGCTACTTAGATTACCTGAACCAGTCCTTGACAATTCAACAGATGATCGATGGAAATGGTTTAAGGTATATATTACACTAAAAATTTAGTTGTTGTTTTCCAATACTATAAGTACTACTTTGGTGTGCTAATAGCtttatattaattttgttgtagAATTGCTTAGGAGCACTATATGGTACGTATATTATGGTCCACGTTCTTGAGAAAGACAAGTCTAGATATCGTACTAGAAAGAATGAAATTGCAACTAATGTGTTAAGAGTTTGCTCTCAAGATATGAAATTTATCTATGTTTTGCTGGGTTGGGAAGGCTATGCAACCGACTCTCGAGTACTACGAGATGCTATGAGTAGAACAAATGGTTTGAAAGTTCTACAGGGTAAAAATTTTATGAAGTTTTGtcagttttattttcataatttaatATGTGAGTTTGGAAAATTTTATATACGACTTGTTTTAGGTGACTACTATCTTGTGGACGTTGGATACACAAATGACAATGGTTTTCTTGTTCTATATAGAGGGCAACGATATCATTTAATTGAGTAGAGAGAAGGACACATGCCGACAAGTTATGCAGAGTTTTTTAACATGAAGCATTATGCGGCTAGAAATGTTATTGAGAGGTGTTTTGGTCTGCTTAAACTACATTGGGCTATCCTTCGAAGTCCTGCCTTTTACCCATTAAAACACAATCCAAGATCATTCTTGCTTGTTCTCTTCTTCAGAACCATTGTAGACATGAGATGCCTATAGATCCACTGGAAGATTTGTTGGAGGAAGATGTAGATGAAATAGAAGATGACCCTATCACTTTTGTTGAATCATCTATTCAATGGAATCAATGGAGGGACAATTTAGCAACAAAAATGTTTGATATGTGGAGAGCATAGGCTAGGTGGTTAAGTAAGGATGTTTGAGTTTGCATTACTAATAATGTTTGTTAGTTCCTGCAATGAATTCTTTGTTTTCAATAATATTGTTTTCATCATTACTTATATGGATTGCACAAATGTTCATGATCCGTCCTTTCATTTGTTGAGGGGGATCTGTCATTGTTTTAGTATTGCATTAATGCTTTATTATCAATGATtggtttaatttctttttagtTCATGGACAATTATTAATGATTTGTTATTCATTTAGTATGGACTCTCAACCAATTGAGCAGCAAAagggaagagtaagaaacaaacatAGTTTGACCCCAGCTGAAGATGCAAAACTAGTTGAAGCTATGGTGGAGTTATGTGTTTCAGGAACAATGAAGAGTGACAATGGCTTCAAACCAGTAACATTTGttaaaattgaaaagttactggAGCAAAAATTGTCGGGTAGTGGAATAAAAGCTAATCCACATATTGAATCTCGGGTGAAGACGCTAAAGAAACAATACAATGCTATCTATGATATGATTGTTACCAGAAGTGGTTTTTCATGggatgataaaaaaaagatcATTTGTAAAAAATATTTGTATGAAGGATGGGTGAAGGTCAGttgcttatttatttttattttctttatcttatacataaatataaatagattATAATTGTATTTATAAATTTGGCAGAGTCATCCAGCAGCAAAAAGAATGTGGATGAAGCCTTTTCCTCATTATGATAACTTGGGGAATGTCTTTGGAAAAGATCGTGCAAATGGGAAGCAAGCAGCTAGCTACTGATTATGTGGATGAAATTGATCTCAACAATGCTCCCTTAGAAGAAAAGGTTGAGATAACAATCATACCTCAACCTATTGCACCTGTAGTAGCTGAAGGTTCTAATGAAGCTCCAAGAAATAGGAAAAGGAAGAGGAAAAATGCATATGTACTAGGGCTGACACAAATGGTTTGGCCGATGTCTAAGACTGATGAAGCAATGGATAAACTTGTGGGAAGTCTTGCATAATTTGATCCCATGCGTCAAGTCTATGATGAGATATCCAACGTTGAAGATTTAAGTACCTCGTCTAAATTAAAAGTGAGTAAGATTATCATGGCTGATCTTGTCAAAGTGAATCTCTTTCTCAGCCTTCCAGGAAATGTCAAAAAAGAATGGGTGGAGGAATTACTTTAGTAATCGATTTTAGTTTTGAATAAAGTCTAATAAAACCTTGTTAGTGGGGGTTCATGCCACTAAAACATGATTAATAGTTGGTTTTGATTATTATATTTAGAATTAATATCATTATTGTTTTTAGATAGGAACACACCTATGTTGCTCATGTTgcttaataaaataatattactTAATCAACTTTGTTTTCTACTTATGAATTTGAAAAAGAAGCCTGGTGAGATTCTTGTTACATTCCGTGGGCAAATTCTTGTGTTTTACAATTTGATGTATAGTTTAAATTGTAAAATGATGTAATAAgaaattacaatatatattccATTCTAATGAGCTTACCAAACACTACAATAGGAATTGAAAGttgatttattttatattaatttatgaTATCTATCAAACACTCATATggaattaacaaaataatttccATTTTCATATCAGCTtggaaatcaaatcaaatccttTTCATTTTCTCACATTTCATTTAAACAAACGGGGCCTATATTAACATGGTTAGATCttagaagaaagaaaacaactaGTTGAAACGATATTAACCGATTATTATATGTCTTTCAAACCATGGCCagtctacaaaaaaaaagaagttgaAGTGTTCTCCTTTGAGGCGCAACCAATATGTTCTGATGGATTTGTTACAAAAATCCATAAAAATACGGACTACTAGATTATATGAGAAAGCAATTTGCACTACATGTCATTGAAGAaatccattcaagaaaaacaagagGCATCGATGGTGGATCCCTAGCTTTATGTGATATTAAGGTGATTCATGCTATAACTAGAATTCCAAATAATATTTACCAGCCCACGGTGCACAAGGAGTATATTGAGGGATATAAAGACTTTTTTTACGAATTATTTGGAGGCAATGATTAACTATTGAACGACTTGAACTATACGGACTTCAAGACATATTTGGTGAAGATGACAACAATGTATTGCTTTTaactttttctctctttttttcaaaaaaatttgaagttatttatttatttattttcttgtcaaaaagaaaacttatttatttattttgcagGGAccaattgttgttgttgatttgCCACCCTTTTCTTCAATCAATGGGTGAAGCTCTGATATTTATTCCATCCTCCCTTCAACTATTTTGTTATTACCCAGGGTTTCAAAAAAACTGGGAAGATGAATATAAAGACCTTACATGGCATGAGCCAATTGATATTTTACAGTCGATAAACAAACTTGGTCGACAAATGGATGTGCTTAGGTTTTTGTatcataattttaattataatgaCCACGACGCGGTAGGTGAGCTGAAGTTTTATGCATATGCGTTGGTGAAGGTACGTAAGACGTTATCTTAATTGTGTTTTTTCGGCGAATGGTTTAAAATTGTCGCTATACTAACATATATAGTATTTGCGAACAGTTGAGGCTTTGCGAGAGCGAAAAGGTGCAAGCCATGAGCGTGGTGTTTCCATATGTGCCTATAAGAGTATACAAGATGCTTTGGCACCATGCATGATTTGATGTCGATGGGCGTATTAACTTGAAGTTCTACAAATGTCTAAGGCAATAAAGCAAGTATAAATATGTGTTTAATTGTGTAGATGAATTATATAAACATCCTCAAGCGTTAGTAGATCAAACTAGTATGCTTGATTTATTCATGTTTAGTGAAaaactttttaaaattaaaaaaaattattctaaaCATCAAGATTTGTTctactatatatatctatgtatatatatacatgtttttatttttgatgcAATTGATCGTATCATCGTAATTTATTTACCGTCAAAACCTTGGAAGACGATGTTTTACTTTCAATAATTGATAATAATTcctttcaaagaaaaaattataatgaTTCTATTACATACATAGTGAAGATTTAACAAGTGACTTTTAAACAGATTAATTATGGAGCGGATCAACCCGTGACAAGTTAGAAGCTAGGACAACTTGCAATTACATGGTACATATGAGGAGATTGAACTCGTTTCCTTGTACGTAGACTTGAAGGGTAGgaggagttttttttttcttcgtaTAATTcctatttacatttaaactaGTATGCTAatgtatttataattcaagtctatcaaatacaacaaaagaccaaatataagaaaaattcTCTCTCTTATTGTTACGTTGCTATGAATATAAATCACACATTCATATAACTGGGAAGAAGCTAGCTTAATTAAAACATCTCCAACATGTTTTCTAAATCTTGATTTATCTCCATTTAATTTAGTTGCATACACCATGTTGAAGTAGTTTAATTTCTTCTCGATGTTTGCAGTGAGAGGTATCGAGACTCTTAAAATAAGCTAGATTTGCAACATATTTCTTGTCCACTTACCGTAAAAATCCCTTGTTTTTGACAGTGATGAGTACGTATGGCCGTATGAGGAGTTTATGTTCACTAAGATGAGTATGACCGGATGAGATAGTTTTGCTAAGCATATAACATAAGAAGCAAGGGCGGAGAGAAGTGGAAGACTATATGGGCTTGAGCCTGTACGAGATTTTAGGTACAAaactatcatatatatatatatatatgattatatagTGTCCACTAAAAAAATCTATGAGTATCATTTGAAGCCACAAGATGCCAACTTTCTACCGCACCTCGCACACAGCTATTGCTTCATAGCCCTCTCTGCCTCAATTCCACTTCCCAAttctttaattaaatttttgagtGTTCCATACAGTTTATTGTTAaaaatatgtcaaagtgtTGCTTGATTTAAGGCTACAAGATTAGTTTAGTACGTGTGACTTCACTtgcttgttttggtgaagctTATTTGATGTTTTAATGCTTTGTTTCAAAGATTTTTACAATGTTTGTCAGTTTTGTTGTCTGGTCTTCTTTCTTGTCGTCAAGATTGTGTTTGTTGTATATGGTTTTAATTAGGATTTGGTGCATATGTGTAAACTAAGCCTAAGCTGACATGCCCCAAGAGCTCTTTGAGTTCAACAACCAATCTAGCAAATCTGTTGCACCAATCATGATCTAGGATCCCTTTCCtaatttggaatgataagTTATTGTATATAACTACAAATCATCGTGTATTAATTCAGGATCAGTAATGTTTTTCCTGATAATGTAATAGACTGAGTATTTTCTGATTATGTCGGGGCTAGCTAAATAGCTAGCACATGTTTCTCGGATTCAGTTAGAGATTTGCATTCCGATATATTACATACCTTATGTATCACGTACTATTTATCAAGATACATTACATTTTTGAGTTGTGTCGTCGGATTGGTTGTAAAGAGAGGAAagaattgtgtgtgtattCTTCAGGTTCATCTATAAGAAGTTTGGTGGTTTTCATGTTCATCTTTATTGCTATTTATTCTATCAAATGAAAAGCttattttgacttttttttaaacatcTCCAAAAGTGTTTATATACATAGTTAAAAATAACTAAAAGTAATATTTAACTACCCAATATCATCGTTATACTTCAACATTGATAGTTATTCTTAAActaattcaatttttaataCATAAACATAATTTAGCTAGAGTTATTTTTTCTCACATCTCTAGCTATATTTAACTAAAACTAAATCTAACTTTTAAATAACTAGTATAATGGAGATAAAACTTATCATAAACTTTGTtaaaaaactaattttttttttcaagataGCTAGTATTTTAGAGTACCACCTTAATAATAATCGTTTGTGTTAGTGTAGTAGGTTCGAGTCTCCTATAAACCAGGGTGAGGGTATATTAGGTAATTCACTTGgaaattaaattttgatttacAACTGTGAAAACTAGTGTTTTCTCGCAAAACAAAACCCATCGGTCTCCTTTTCACACTCTCAGAGCCTCAGCTCGGAGCTCAGGTCACCACCACACAAGCCCCTCTTCTACTCCGTCTCTCCGAAACCCTAGAATCATGCTCGTCGGCGGTGAGTTACACTCGAACCCTACCAAAAACCTCCACTCTCTACATTTCTCaatctctcgctctctctatatattcaatttcaacttcATTTCTGTTGACGAAGCTTCGGTTGTAGATGAGGTATCGGCCGTCGTAATCGACCTcggctcccacacttgcaaggcGGGATACGCCGGGAACGATGCGCCCACGGCTGTGTTTCCATCGGTAAGCGCACATTCCGATGTGTTGTTTTTGCTCTGGAACTGTAGAATTAAGCATATAGAGTTGAATCGTTATAGTCATGGAGAAAGTGTTGTTTGCTAGTCATGAATCTTGATCCATTCGCGGTTTGAATTttgctttgatgatttcgAAACTAGGCATGCAATTTTGCTGGTGAATTTAGTTGTTGAATTTATTGGTTTATTAGTTGTATAAGATGAATTTATAAACATTAGATGATTGTTAGTTACAGACTTGCAGTAGTAGTATATATGCAACCTGCAAAACTTCACAGACTTGAGATGTGGTTGTTCTGCGCCGAGTTTTAACAAGAAGAGGAAAGTGTAGGCAAAACAAGATGAGCTTGTAGAATTATTGGCAGCTCTAGGCTAGAGAGTGTTTAATGATGTACATTATGCTTGTCGGGAAAGAGCAGCATTCGTTGTTCCTTGTGGTTATTTTTCTCATGCACCATCCTTGCTTCCACTATTGTGTTTTCAGGCTTTCAAAAGTCAAATATGCACAATGTTATAatcttttaattgattaatattACTAGTTGACACGTAAATTGAACTCGGAccggtgtgtgtttctttattaAGGTTGTTGGGTCAGTTGATGAGTTCTCTGGATCGGCTGATGGACAACGTGATTCTGACAAAAGAAAGGGAAAGCACAATTTATATGTAGGATCTGAAGCTTTAGGATATCGCCGGGATCATATGGAGGTTAGTTTATTAGCTCTAACATTTTATCATTGCAGTACGAATCAGATTTTTTACTTTAAGACTTTGATTATGTACTACTCTTCTTTCAGGTGCTGCCCTCCATAAAGAATGGAGTTGTTGTTGACTGGGATGCTGTGGAGGGTATATGGGACCATGCTTTCAGGTAAGTGCCGTTGTGTTGTGTTTATAattgataatttgatataaataCATGTAAAGATAATGGGCATGCTGAAGatctcaaaaaagaaaaaaggcaTGCTGAAGTTGTTTATTTCTTCTACCAGGCTTATGTTCCTGATATAAGAGATTCGTGCAATATTGCACCTTCATTACATGTCTTGAAATTTTGTATTCTATGTTTGTATATAATGGGAAGGATGCAACTTCACCCAGATTCCCAGGTTTTGTCCATCTAGCCTAGTTTCCAATATGTTATCATATACCTAACTGCTGGCTATTCTTTTCAGGGACTGCCTATTGGTTGACCCTAAACACCATCCAGTGCTACTTGCAGAGCCATCTTTTAACTCCCAGCAACAAAGAGAAAGGTGGTCATTTATTAGGTTACAGTTGTGaatatcatttttattcaACAAAAATCTTTTGTAACCTAACGTACCTCCCCTTTTAGTTCTCTCCCACAGGACCTCCTTCACTACCCTGTCATTAGTTTATTAGGCTAAAGTACTATTGTTGCATACCTTAATTTTCTGTGGTTTTAACTTGTAATAATTATGGCAACCCACCTGataattattttgattttcttttgttgttcTTGTAATTTATGATGTTAGCTAATACTAAGGACTCAGgtttattctaaaaaaaagttatgACTATGTATTCATTACTTGGTAGCACTGTATTCATGATTTATGTTTGAGtttatatatagatgattttattttttgtgcaAAATGATTTGAGTTTTGTTTTACAGGACAGCAGAACTCATGTTCGAAAATTACCAAGTTCCTGCTTTATTCATGGTTAATAATGCTGTATGCCCCTTTACTTCTCATTCCTTTAATTCCAAGTTGCAGAACATGTGATTGTTAGTTACTGGAATGTTTTATGATATCAGGTTCTCACATCTTTTGCATCTGGCCGAGCTACCTCGTTGGTAGTTGACAGGTAAGAGATTTTAATGCGCAACTATAATGCCCCTCTATTTCTCATGCCTGTTAATGATGCACTCTCTGCATATAACTGCATTGTTCTTACAAATTCCCGCTTAGATAGTTAGTTTGACATTTTCAttatatgattttgttttgtttgctcTTGTTTTTGGCTTATGTAAGCcaattttatataatatagaatATCAACACTATGATTGTTTGCTTCCATTTGACACGTATACTGTCACGACCCGGACCgctccgccgtaacacgatattgtccgctttgggcatagccctcacggttttgtttttgggagctcagaagcaccttcccagcgggtcacccatcctaggaTTGACCTGGGCCAAgcatgcttaacttcggagttctcctctcctccgaagccgttgagcccccaaaaggcctcgcattagatagaggtgggcatgtacatataagacgcatcaccccctctccgttggccgatgtgggatattacaatccACCCCCCTTGGGAGTCCGACGCCCTCGTCGGCACACTCGCACCACACGGCagagtggctctgataccaactgtaacgaccctaaaatttcgagcttaaaaactcaaaatcttaaaatcgttaaaggtgttggggattggaacttcacaatgccacaagtccaaatgagacgcaatggcggtgaagtaactctattgaaggtaaggtatgagatgaccttagcttaaagGTGTTTTGACgaatttttcgtgacaagcacATTCCAAccggtaaagaaatggttgagaatcaaattttcttttcaagtgcaagtggtgtTAGTATGGGGAGACTTAGATGCTCTTCTTCcctctatgcatcagattattattgttggataaggcgaagttgactgaagtgttcaatAAGGGATAATTCTACGATAAAGAGTAATCGATTATATTGCTGTTTGCGGAGAAGTTATGTTGGCCGAATGTGTCGGCCATGAgagttcttaatgaaagtaaagaaacaactgtttagagtggtggtgtagcaaccatttttgggttgattttgaGGAGACAATAGACCCAATAACcagcttctgttgttgaattgtttgcagaacttattagtactacgaCGGTGGGGGAAATCAATATGTTAGATAATGCCACTGGGGCGTTTGTGTGGGATCGTATGTCATGaatttgaggcatgtatgaactagggggtaaagtatatcGCGGTCGCGGTCTTGTAGGATTTTGCGCTGTAAATTCgcttaattttcatgttccaccaTTGTGGGATAAATACCACCTTGGTCTGACTTGTAAATTGTGGCACACCACTCAGGAAAGCAAGAAGCtgaaattaattttcgacggtaagttttgatgagaggggtaggatgcgtgatgcatctctctcttgtggtggtggtagaattttctacaaccttttgcgtatattagtcgattctctggtgaactgttgagagtaattcttaatccaaggtggtgttctgtggtggttgtgaactcaatgagttaagatttctttaatcgtgttgccgatacaaatgtggtacttgagtgggtatcatgcacgacaacattttatggttataataagatgatcatgaaaggggattattttgttgatttgaaggaatggtaggttcgttattCTAACGATAATtggtggtgaagtcatgaaggtattgtcgtgataaaacacgtttatttgaaaaccactatgtgtgatataagtagtaggcatgtgttaatcattgatttgactcatgttagatgttgagagttttgaccatgctgagtggtaggagctaactcatgacgtggggatagtctgtcaaatcgcaagagagtggtgaactagacaaaagagGACGTTGACGCCTCcatgctgaaaacatcattatgcttcgggaggatgattatattttgcgtagctcacatgcgactattattgttaggacatgtgacagattgtctgATGGAGGAAATTTGAGGTAACGGAAGATAGGTTGAGAGCATGTATGCTGGATTTTAAGGTAGAtgtgaaatcatttgagattgattgagttcgcctacaatgacagttaccattccagcatcggcatggtaccctatgaggcacttaaggtagaccatgtcgatcacctatctgttgggctaaagttgggtgtagtgagatttgacaagaaagaaaagttggccGAGGTACGTCGGGCCCtatgagatacttgagaaggtgggcgaactagcatatcgactagccatgcctactagcatgtcgggcgtccacaacgtcttccacatttccatgctagagagaagttgagctagtcaaggtactatggagtcaccatgatgagggtgatgcatcttgggagctagagtcagacatgatgactagatatccacagttgtttgtcgagtgagcttgaatttcgggacgaaattcctttaaggggggtagattgtaataaccctaaatttcattacagtatttgattcaatttgaattctattaagttaTGATTTTCAGTCTAAATGaatatgattgtttgcaaacgttacgaaacgggaacggaaacgttccgagaacgtttaataagaaaacgttacgtttccgaacgaatttatcgacttttattccgtcgctcggtttcaaaaactttcttcacgaaagttgtagagctcgtcgatacgagttagtggatatgtgacgcgttcgaaatgGACGTCgaacgtaaaagttattaacgaatgaagttggtttccgatttaagAAACaggtataaatataaatttttggagttagggtttccatttctggaaacccttaCCCCGcgcctctttctctctttccttcgttctctctcttctctctcacctCTCCCCGACTCCCTCCCTCTTCCTCAAGCCTCACCGGCGATCTTGCCGACCGACCCTCCGTAGGCTACACCGCCTATCCCAAAAGGACCGCGCGGCCCTCTGCACCAAACCCTGAACTCGCGCCGCTCTGCTCCGCCGCCAAGAGTCCTCCCTCTCGCCCCGAGCCTTCCTCGATACCGCGCCGCGATCTCCGCCTCCGAGCCGTCGTGCACCTCACCGTCGCTCCCTGGGACGCCGCAAGACCCTCAGCTACCACCCTTGAGCACCCCGTGCGTCGTTTCGTCGCCAAGGAGTCGGATCGACAAATGAGGATTATGTGAGAAGCCCGTCGACGAATCGATCGTTTCCAACACGTTTTGAactccgatctaggtaaggtTACATTCaattcatggttgtgatgaTTGTGTGATGATTTTGATTGGATTGAGAAGTTTTTGGGGGAGGATCGGAGGTGTTGGAGGAAGgttgaacaccgccgccttaggcggcgcgtgggtgTACGTGAGGTGGTCAGGAGGTGGCCTTAGGCCGTGCAGGGACGGag contains:
- the LOC126798457 gene encoding actin-related protein 4-like isoform X1; protein product: MLVGDEVSAVVIDLGSHTCKAGYAGNDAPTAVFPSVVGSVDEFSGSADGQRDSDKRKGKHNLYVGSEALGYRRDHMEVLPSIKNGVVVDWDAVEGIWDHAFRDCLLVDPKHHPVLLAEPSFNSQQQRERTAELMFENYQVPALFMVNNAVLTSFASGRATSLVVDRGYFRRC
- the LOC126798457 gene encoding actin-related protein 4-like isoform X2, whose translation is MLVGDEVSAVVIDLGSHTCKAGYAGNDAPTAVFPSVVGSVDEFSGSADGQRDSDKRKGKHNLYVGSEALGYRRDHMEVLPSIKNGVVVDWDAVEGIWDHAFRDCLLVDPKHHPVLLAEPSFNSQQQRERTAELMFENYQVPALFMVNNAVLTSFASGRATSLVVDR